From Halodesulfovibrio sp., a single genomic window includes:
- a CDS encoding FUSC family protein, producing MLLSGSRQRTDYIKYGIKTALAALLSYSVASLTAPDLGFWAVISAVIVMQRNVAASIQMCLYRLVGTAIGATMGMTALFIVPETAHWRLAAFLVTVGLCAYLKRYTNRFSMAAITVTIVMLAPQASGDYIYYALFRVVEIAIGVCATFVVALLIWPHHASAELKERLQEQFIRCADKYDIIVNSFMALSCDSCKEMLIDLEDEIHYNRELFRGYLRHERLFVDDDSAMLDIKIETLVQSVEHLHAMLHVVHELHDSNYCIAMEAEIRKVVKESQDIMRSIGRNIIPDPRKLELALYSADRRLDSLRADGMIQRISMRDMMQIVSFYHSVQQLGEDLLISVKKQNKYKRV from the coding sequence ATGCTGCTTTCAGGTTCGCGTCAGCGGACGGATTACATCAAGTACGGAATCAAAACCGCACTTGCCGCACTTCTTTCTTATTCTGTTGCCTCATTGACTGCTCCAGATTTAGGGTTCTGGGCTGTTATCAGCGCTGTTATTGTTATGCAGCGCAACGTTGCCGCATCAATTCAGATGTGCTTGTACCGCCTTGTTGGTACTGCTATTGGTGCAACAATGGGGATGACAGCACTTTTTATAGTACCGGAAACAGCCCACTGGCGTTTAGCTGCCTTTTTGGTGACTGTTGGACTATGTGCGTACCTTAAACGATATACAAACCGTTTTTCCATGGCAGCCATTACGGTAACTATTGTTATGCTAGCTCCGCAGGCATCCGGAGACTACATTTACTATGCATTATTCCGTGTTGTAGAAATAGCTATCGGAGTGTGTGCGACTTTTGTCGTTGCCTTGCTTATTTGGCCGCATCACGCAAGCGCAGAGCTTAAAGAGCGCCTTCAAGAGCAATTCATCCGGTGCGCAGATAAATATGATATCATCGTCAATTCCTTCATGGCGCTTAGCTGTGACTCTTGCAAAGAAATGTTGATCGATCTTGAAGATGAAATTCACTATAACCGAGAATTATTTCGTGGATACTTGCGGCATGAGCGACTTTTTGTTGATGACGATTCCGCTATGCTCGACATCAAAATCGAGACACTGGTACAAAGTGTAGAGCATTTACACGCAATGCTGCATGTGGTGCATGAACTGCACGACAGCAACTACTGCATTGCGATGGAAGCAGAAATCCGCAAGGTAGTGAAAGAATCGCAAGATATCATGCGTTCTATCGGGCGTAATATTATTCCTGACCCTCGCAAGCTGGAGCTGGCATTGTACAGCGCAGACAGGCGACTTGATTCCTTACGCGCTGATGGTATGATTCAGCGCATCTCCATGCGGGATATGATGCAAATCGTCAGCTTCTACCATAGCGTACAGCAGTTGGGCGAAGACCTGCTTATTTCAGTCAAAAAACAGAACAAGTACAAACGAGTCTAG